One genomic segment of Salinigranum rubrum includes these proteins:
- a CDS encoding VOC family protein: MPFRDEVRVMLDQAADPEDVRPNGADEHGWDAYVWVADVEELFAEFETRDAHIVYDPVVKAEYDMKEFAVRDRDGYVLVFGEDVK; encoded by the coding sequence ATGCCGTTCCGCGACGAGGTTCGCGTCATGCTCGACCAGGCGGCGGACCCCGAGGACGTCCGGCCGAACGGGGCAGACGAACACGGCTGGGACGCGTACGTCTGGGTGGCCGACGTCGAGGAACTCTTCGCCGAGTTCGAGACGCGTGACGCTCACATCGTGTACGACCCGGTGGTCAAAGCGGAGTACGACATGAAGGAGTTCGCCGTCCGCGACCGCGACGGCTACGTGCTCGTCTTCGGCGAGGACGTGAAGTAG
- a CDS encoding NAD(P)-dependent alcohol dehydrogenase — protein sequence MVESKRRSPTPTASPRARDADTMQAVVYSRYGGPEVLSFASVARPTPGDDEVLIRVVAASVNAGDWHLLRGTPFLVRLVYGGYRAPNHPVLGSDVAGRVDAVGRNVTDFQPGDAVVCDLSGHGFGGFAEYVCVPETALVPKPPAVPFETAAAVPTAGVAALQALRALGVRAGEHVLVNGASGGVGTFAVQVAKSMGAEVTATCSTAKVETVRSLGADHVVDYTREDVATLDARYDRILDAAGSHSLREYGRVLAPGGSYVMVGGPTRRFLTTLLVGPLRSLVGRRRFETFVLHPDRDDLARVLDLVASGDVDPVVDRRYSLSEVPDAIRYLEAGRATGKVVVGVA from the coding sequence ATGGTCGAGTCGAAGCGGCGGTCCCCGACCCCGACCGCCTCCCCTCGTGCCCGGGATGCCGACACGATGCAGGCCGTGGTCTACTCCCGATACGGCGGCCCCGAGGTGCTCTCGTTCGCTTCGGTCGCGAGGCCCACGCCGGGTGACGACGAGGTCCTGATTCGAGTCGTCGCCGCCTCGGTCAACGCCGGCGACTGGCACCTCCTGCGCGGGACGCCGTTCCTCGTCCGCCTCGTGTACGGTGGCTATCGCGCCCCGAACCATCCCGTCCTCGGTTCCGACGTCGCGGGACGGGTCGACGCCGTCGGCCGGAACGTCACCGACTTCCAGCCCGGCGACGCGGTCGTCTGTGACCTCTCCGGACACGGCTTCGGCGGCTTCGCCGAGTACGTCTGCGTGCCCGAAACGGCGCTCGTACCGAAGCCTCCCGCCGTCCCGTTCGAGACGGCCGCGGCGGTCCCGACGGCGGGTGTCGCCGCCCTTCAGGCGCTTCGCGCGCTCGGCGTCCGGGCGGGCGAGCACGTCCTGGTCAACGGCGCGTCCGGCGGCGTGGGGACGTTCGCGGTCCAGGTCGCGAAGTCGATGGGGGCCGAGGTCACGGCGACGTGCAGCACCGCGAAGGTGGAGACGGTTCGCTCGCTCGGCGCGGACCACGTCGTCGACTACACGCGGGAGGACGTCGCGACTCTGGACGCCCGGTACGACCGTATCCTCGACGCCGCGGGGTCGCACTCGCTCCGCGAGTACGGGCGCGTGCTCGCTCCGGGAGGGAGCTACGTCATGGTCGGCGGCCCCACGCGGCGGTTCCTGACGACCCTGCTCGTCGGTCCTCTCCGCTCGCTCGTCGGCCGCCGGCGGTTCGAGACGTTCGTGCTCCACCCCGACCGCGACGACCTGGCGCGCGTGCTCGACCTCGTCGCGTCCGGCGACGTCGACCCCGTCGTCGACAGGCGGTACTCGCTCTCGGAGGTCCCCGACGCGATTCGGTACCTGGAGGCCGGCCGCGCGACCGGGAAGGTCGTCGTCGGCGTCGCGTAG
- a CDS encoding FAD-binding oxidoreductase translates to MSRARRGETGDAFDDLRQRIRGTVLGPTDGGYDEARSVWNAMVDRRPGVVVQPTGAADVIRAVDYARENDLRLAVKGGGHHIAGHAVCDDGLVVDLSGMTAVRVDPEERTARVSGGATMGDVDHETQAFGLATPGGVVSTTGVGGLTLGGGFGWLSPKYGLAVDNLRSADVVTAAGELVRASETENQELFWALRGGSGNFGVVTSFEFDLHPVGPTVLFGPVVYRYADAADALGNYREFVRGAPRECCVWVDSLTAPPLPFIAEEYHGTPVLSVVVCYAGDPDEGRDVVAPLREYGDPIADAVGPTPYTAVQRTFDELYATGLRNYWTSANFTELTDGVVDAIVTLAERRPTPESDVLVHQVGGAITDVAPDATAYPHRDARFVVSPGARWSDPADDDRCLAWIRDCREALAKESTGGTYVNFLAGDEKRGRVAYGDNYDRLREIKAEWDPENLFRTNQNVEPV, encoded by the coding sequence ATGTCACGTGCGAGGCGAGGGGAGACCGGTGACGCGTTCGACGACCTCCGGCAGCGGATTCGCGGGACGGTGCTCGGACCGACCGACGGCGGGTACGACGAGGCGCGGTCGGTGTGGAACGCGATGGTCGACCGGCGACCGGGCGTGGTCGTCCAGCCGACGGGGGCCGCGGACGTGATTCGGGCGGTCGACTACGCCCGCGAGAACGACCTGCGTCTCGCGGTCAAGGGCGGGGGCCACCACATCGCGGGGCACGCGGTGTGTGACGACGGCCTCGTGGTCGACCTCTCGGGGATGACCGCCGTCCGCGTCGACCCCGAGGAGAGAACGGCCCGCGTGAGCGGCGGGGCGACGATGGGCGACGTGGACCACGAGACGCAGGCGTTCGGCCTCGCCACGCCGGGGGGCGTCGTCTCGACGACCGGCGTCGGCGGCCTCACGCTCGGCGGCGGGTTCGGCTGGCTCTCGCCGAAGTACGGCCTCGCGGTCGACAACCTTCGCTCCGCAGACGTCGTCACGGCGGCCGGCGAACTCGTCCGCGCGAGCGAGACCGAGAACCAAGAGCTCTTCTGGGCGCTCAGGGGAGGAAGCGGCAACTTCGGCGTCGTCACCTCCTTCGAGTTCGACCTCCACCCGGTCGGGCCGACGGTGCTGTTCGGCCCGGTCGTCTACCGGTACGCCGACGCCGCGGACGCCCTCGGGAACTACCGCGAGTTCGTTCGCGGCGCGCCGAGAGAGTGCTGTGTCTGGGTGGACAGCCTGACCGCCCCGCCGCTCCCCTTCATCGCCGAGGAGTACCACGGCACGCCGGTTCTCTCCGTCGTAGTGTGCTACGCGGGCGACCCCGACGAGGGGCGGGACGTCGTCGCCCCGCTCCGCGAATACGGCGACCCTATCGCCGACGCGGTCGGTCCGACGCCGTACACGGCGGTACAGCGCACCTTCGACGAGTTGTACGCGACGGGACTGCGGAACTACTGGACGTCGGCGAACTTCACGGAGCTGACCGACGGCGTTGTCGACGCGATCGTCACGCTCGCCGAGCGCCGCCCGACGCCGGAGTCGGACGTGCTCGTCCACCAGGTGGGCGGGGCGATAACCGACGTCGCGCCCGACGCGACGGCGTACCCCCACCGCGACGCGCGGTTCGTCGTCTCGCCGGGGGCGCGCTGGTCGGACCCGGCCGACGACGACCGGTGTCTCGCGTGGATACGCGACTGCCGGGAGGCGCTGGCGAAGGAGTCGACCGGCGGGACGTACGTGAACTTCCTCGCCGGAGACGAAAAGCGCGGACGGGTGGCGTACGGCGACAACTACGACAGGCTCAGGGAGATAAAAGCCGAGTGGGACCCCGAGAACCTGTTCCGGACGAACCAGAACGTCGAACCGGTCTGA
- a CDS encoding DUF4112 domain-containing protein, whose translation MSDPIPDVDAAFDDDLDFDLPPTVDEQAIRRMEFVSQLLDESVEIPGTEFSIGLDPILGALPVAGDVVSAAFSFYIVVESARLGVSYSTLLRMLGNIAVDVGVGSVPVLGTLFDAFWKANVRNFELALEDLAEAADDSADADAVTIEVD comes from the coding sequence ATGAGTGACCCGATTCCCGACGTCGACGCCGCGTTCGACGACGACCTCGACTTCGACCTCCCACCGACGGTCGACGAGCAGGCGATTCGGCGGATGGAGTTCGTGAGTCAACTGCTCGACGAGAGCGTCGAGATTCCCGGGACGGAGTTCAGCATCGGTCTCGACCCCATCCTCGGGGCACTCCCCGTCGCGGGCGACGTCGTCTCGGCGGCCTTCTCGTTCTACATCGTCGTCGAGTCGGCCCGCCTCGGCGTCTCCTACAGCACGCTGCTCCGGATGCTCGGCAACATCGCGGTCGACGTGGGCGTCGGCTCCGTCCCGGTCCTCGGGACGCTGTTCGACGCGTTCTGGAAGGCCAACGTCCGGAACTTCGAACTGGCGCTCGAAGACCTGGCCGAGGCCGCCGACGACTCGGCCGACGCGGACGCCGTCACCATCGAAGTCGACTAA
- a CDS encoding DUF373 family protein → MLLVLCVDLDDDLGRKTGFETPVVGRDAVEAAAVALATADPEDSDINVLFQGIHTHDDLLAEGGEEVEVAAVTGIDGSDVKANRAIGEEIDEVLAALQTGENVRAIVITDGAQDESVLPVIRSRVPIDGVRRVVVRQAQDLESMYYTMKQVLDDPETRGTILVPLGILLLIYPFVTIASYFDVPGAVVLGLISALLGLYSLFRGLGLETVVDDLAERGRNLLYAGRATLITYVVAAALMVVGGVRGVELLRAVDAAVPGDLGVGIVIAAVVHGAVQWFAAAGVTSSLGQVTDEYLADRFKWRYLNAPFYVLSIAVVLHAVSGFFLPDVAGVTSLSLTDLALALTAGTLLGVLSTLAFAVAESRFPTGVETDASA, encoded by the coding sequence ATGCTGCTTGTCCTCTGTGTCGACCTCGACGACGACCTGGGTCGCAAGACCGGCTTCGAGACGCCGGTCGTCGGCCGGGACGCCGTCGAGGCGGCCGCGGTCGCCCTCGCGACCGCCGACCCCGAGGACTCCGACATCAACGTGCTCTTTCAGGGGATTCACACCCACGACGACCTCCTCGCCGAGGGTGGTGAGGAGGTCGAAGTCGCTGCCGTGACTGGAATCGACGGCTCGGACGTGAAGGCCAATCGTGCCATCGGCGAGGAGATAGACGAGGTGCTCGCCGCGCTCCAGACCGGCGAGAACGTCCGCGCCATCGTCATCACCGACGGTGCACAGGACGAGTCGGTCCTCCCCGTGATTCGGTCGCGCGTCCCCATCGACGGCGTCCGTCGCGTCGTCGTCCGCCAGGCCCAGGACCTGGAGTCGATGTACTACACGATGAAGCAGGTGCTCGACGACCCCGAGACGAGAGGGACGATTCTCGTGCCGCTCGGCATCCTGCTGTTGATCTACCCGTTCGTCACCATCGCGTCGTACTTCGACGTCCCCGGTGCCGTCGTGTTAGGCCTCATCTCCGCCCTCCTGGGCCTGTACTCGCTCTTTCGGGGGCTCGGCCTCGAAACCGTCGTCGACGACCTCGCAGAGCGCGGGCGCAACCTCCTGTACGCCGGCCGCGCGACGCTCATCACCTACGTCGTCGCCGCCGCGCTCATGGTCGTCGGCGGCGTGCGCGGCGTCGAACTCCTCCGAGCGGTCGACGCGGCGGTCCCCGGGGACCTCGGGGTGGGCATCGTCATCGCGGCGGTCGTCCACGGGGCTGTCCAGTGGTTCGCCGCCGCCGGCGTCACCTCCTCGCTGGGGCAGGTGACGGACGAGTACCTCGCCGACCGATTCAAGTGGCGCTACCTCAACGCCCCCTTCTACGTCCTCTCCATCGCGGTCGTCCTCCACGCCGTCTCGGGCTTCTTCCTCCCCGACGTGGCGGGCGTCACCTCCCTCTCGCTGACCGACCTCGCGCTCGCGCTCACGGCCGGGACGCTCCTCGGCGTGTTGAGCACGCTCGCGTTCGCCGTCGCCGAGTCGCGCTTCCCGACCGGCGTCGAAACCGACGCGTCCGCGTGA
- a CDS encoding polyprenyl synthetase family protein has product MEYLERRVGLVNDRLEEVVEAVDPPELSDELAHVALSGGKRVRPAVTILACEAVGGQPSQAVDFAVAVELVHNASLVIDDIIDRSGVRRGKPSAWAEYGYGPAIICSDGLLGEAFALLSVDDQATQIVSEAMVELSEGEATELVARPTTDDEYMTLARRKTGVLFRAAAELGVVAAGGDPVTVEAFGEYAERVGVAFQIRDDVLDATADADDLGKPTGQDEAMDRPSLVQVTGIEPEEANDRARAEADRALNALDNADPEETAALGYLRDLAEFVVVRER; this is encoded by the coding sequence ATGGAGTATCTGGAGCGCCGGGTCGGGCTCGTGAACGACCGGCTCGAAGAGGTGGTCGAGGCGGTCGACCCGCCCGAGCTGTCCGACGAGCTCGCACACGTGGCGCTCTCCGGCGGGAAGCGCGTCCGCCCGGCGGTCACCATCCTCGCGTGTGAGGCAGTGGGCGGCCAGCCCTCGCAGGCCGTGGACTTCGCCGTCGCCGTCGAACTCGTCCACAACGCCTCGCTCGTCATCGACGACATCATCGACCGCTCGGGGGTCAGGAGGGGAAAGCCGAGCGCATGGGCCGAGTACGGCTACGGCCCGGCCATCATCTGCTCGGACGGCCTCCTGGGCGAGGCGTTCGCGCTCCTCTCGGTCGACGACCAGGCGACGCAGATCGTCTCCGAGGCGATGGTCGAACTGAGCGAGGGCGAGGCCACGGAACTCGTGGCCCGTCCGACTACCGACGACGAGTACATGACGCTCGCCCGCCGGAAGACGGGCGTGCTGTTCCGCGCGGCGGCCGAACTCGGCGTCGTCGCGGCCGGCGGCGACCCGGTGACCGTCGAGGCCTTCGGCGAGTACGCCGAGCGCGTGGGGGTGGCCTTTCAGATCCGCGACGACGTCCTCGACGCCACCGCCGACGCCGACGACCTCGGGAAGCCGACCGGCCAGGACGAGGCGATGGACCGCCCCTCGCTGGTGCAGGTGACGGGCATCGAGCCCGAGGAGGCGAACGACCGCGCCAGGGCGGAGGCCGACCGGGCGCTGAACGCGCTCGACAACGCCGACCCCGAGGAGACGGCGGCGCTGGGGTATCTGCGCGACCTCGCGGAGTTCGTGGTCGTCCGCGAGCGCTGA
- a CDS encoding electron transfer flavoprotein subunit beta/FixA family protein: protein MKVLVTVKEVAEAADDFEIDGLDIAPEYLEYDLNEWDEYAVEAAVQLGEDGHADEVVSVTIGPERTEETIRMALAKGVDRAIRVWDDDIGGAGLLDVETKAELLEAVVAEEDPDLVLTGVQANDDGFGATGVTLAERIGFEWAAVVNDLELEDAVAKVHRELEGGVEEHTEVDLPAVLTIQTGINEPRYASLRGIRQAQSKEIAHQTLADLGLDASTVESPIGMTAMYEPETESDATIFEGDAEETAVKLASVLREKGVGAE from the coding sequence ATGAAGGTTCTCGTCACCGTAAAAGAGGTCGCCGAGGCGGCGGACGACTTCGAGATCGACGGCCTCGACATCGCCCCCGAGTACCTGGAGTACGATCTGAACGAGTGGGACGAGTACGCGGTCGAGGCCGCCGTCCAACTGGGGGAGGACGGCCACGCCGACGAGGTGGTGAGCGTCACCATCGGCCCCGAGCGCACCGAGGAGACCATCCGGATGGCGCTGGCGAAGGGCGTCGACCGCGCGATACGGGTCTGGGACGACGACATCGGGGGTGCGGGGCTGCTCGACGTCGAGACCAAGGCCGAACTCCTCGAAGCCGTCGTCGCCGAGGAGGACCCCGACCTCGTGCTCACGGGGGTACAGGCGAACGACGACGGCTTCGGCGCGACCGGCGTCACGCTCGCCGAGCGGATCGGGTTCGAGTGGGCCGCCGTCGTGAACGACCTCGAACTGGAGGATGCGGTCGCGAAGGTCCACCGCGAACTCGAAGGCGGCGTCGAAGAGCACACCGAGGTCGACCTCCCGGCCGTCCTCACGATCCAGACCGGTATCAACGAGCCACGGTACGCGTCCCTCCGTGGCATCCGCCAGGCGCAGTCGAAGGAGATCGCCCACCAGACGCTCGCGGACCTGGGGCTCGACGCCTCGACCGTCGAGAGTCCCATCGGGATGACCGCGATGTACGAACCCGAGACGGAGTCGGACGCGACCATCTTCGAGGGCGACGCCGAGGAGACGGCCGTCAAACTCGCGAGCGTCCTCCGCGAGAAGGGGGTGGGCGCGGAATGA
- a CDS encoding DUF4386 domain-containing protein encodes MATTTSDPLGVTRDGHVQTVSPRTVARVTGLLYLLVFVTAGFSEGYVRGTLVVPGDAAATAANIAASEWLFRLGFVSDLVAFSADAVIAVLLYVLLRPAGRTLALVAASLRLVAHPAIASINLLNQFVALQLLSGAAYLTAFDPEQLHALALLFLTAHRYGYLIGGVFFGFHLLALGYLLFRSDRFPGVLGLLIALAAVGYLTESFTFFLLPAYGSFASTLVVVTAVVGELVLALYLVLKGVRSPTATSEAA; translated from the coding sequence ATGGCCACCACAACGTCCGACCCCCTCGGTGTCACTCGCGACGGTCACGTTCAGACCGTATCGCCCAGAACCGTCGCCCGCGTCACGGGGCTGCTCTACCTCCTCGTCTTCGTCACCGCCGGCTTCAGCGAGGGCTACGTGCGCGGCACGCTCGTCGTCCCGGGTGACGCGGCGGCGACGGCCGCGAACATCGCCGCCTCGGAGTGGCTGTTCCGACTCGGCTTCGTCAGCGACCTCGTCGCCTTCTCGGCCGACGCCGTCATCGCCGTCCTCCTGTACGTCCTGCTCAGGCCCGCCGGGAGAACGCTCGCGCTGGTGGCCGCGTCGTTGCGGCTGGTCGCCCATCCCGCCATCGCCAGCATCAACCTCCTCAACCAGTTCGTCGCGCTCCAGTTACTGAGCGGGGCGGCGTACCTGACCGCCTTCGACCCCGAACAACTGCACGCGCTCGCCCTGCTCTTTCTCACCGCCCACCGCTACGGCTACCTCATCGGCGGGGTGTTCTTCGGATTCCACCTCCTCGCGCTCGGCTATCTGCTCTTCCGGTCGGACCGCTTCCCCGGGGTTCTCGGATTGCTCATCGCCCTCGCCGCCGTCGGCTACCTGACCGAGAGCTTCACGTTCTTCCTCCTCCCCGCCTACGGGTCGTTCGCGTCGACGCTCGTCGTCGTGACCGCCGTCGTCGGGGAACTGGTGTTGGCGCTGTACCTCGTACTCAAGGGGGTTCGGTCGCCCACCGCGACGTCGGAGGCGGCCTGA
- a CDS encoding glycoside hydrolase family 3 N-terminal domain-containing protein codes for MAADYPRDDDGRVDVDALLDSLTLAEKAGQCAGIYVGELDEPLSVDDVEGLVDSHHLGSATPFGWAGSPHVAPHDVVAVANRLQRHAVEETRSGIPLLIPVDAVHGHAYVDHTTIFPQNLALAASFSPDLAEHVGRVTAREARATGVTTNYGPTCDVVRDPRWGRTFETFGESPCLVGAMAAAKGRGLQGDSLDSTDSVAATAKHFPAYGGPLRGEDASPVEVSPSTFHRVFVSPFVDVLDAGVRSVMPCYNSIDGEPAHGSTRYLRDLLREELGFDGVVASDWNGVEMLHADHRTAETSQEAVGDALSAGVDIGSVNGTRHAEAIVELVEEGTLDEAVLDEAVRRVLALKRDLGLFEDPFVDPDRLDSVLRRADHTDLAAEVARKGVSLLENDGVLPLLGDEDVLVTGPNADDLTAQVGGWSVLDPSEGATLREAVEDACDGDVAYEPGVTHDGERDIDAAVDAARDADVAVVALGEGWYLHEFGPSEMSGTTTGEFPSRHHFELPEPQRTLAEAIHETGTPTVLVLSAGRPLPIPWASDLSATLFTPPSGTEGGRALADVLFGAEPGGALPVSFARSAAHLPVHHDYVRHPRPIGEDEHPPSYDPLYPFGHGLSYADFALDDPSLSETTVAAGDPVTVSVTVENTAAREGTQVVQAYLHDEYASRAKPVRELCAFERVELDGGESTRVELTVDPAAMGVVDSGGERTVEPGAFTLTVGRSATDGEAVQVEFSVE; via the coding sequence ATGGCCGCTGACTACCCGCGTGACGACGACGGCCGCGTCGACGTCGACGCGCTCCTCGACTCGCTGACGCTCGCAGAGAAGGCGGGACAGTGCGCCGGCATCTACGTCGGCGAACTCGACGAACCGCTGAGCGTCGACGACGTCGAGGGACTCGTCGACAGCCACCACCTCGGCTCCGCGACGCCGTTCGGGTGGGCCGGGTCGCCACACGTCGCCCCGCACGACGTCGTCGCGGTCGCCAACCGACTCCAGCGACACGCCGTCGAGGAGACGCGGAGCGGGATTCCGCTCCTGATTCCGGTCGACGCGGTCCACGGCCACGCCTACGTCGACCACACGACGATATTCCCGCAGAACCTCGCGCTGGCGGCGTCCTTTTCGCCCGACCTCGCCGAGCACGTCGGACGGGTGACCGCGCGCGAAGCCCGCGCGACGGGCGTGACGACCAACTACGGCCCGACCTGCGACGTCGTCCGCGACCCGCGCTGGGGCCGGACGTTCGAGACGTTCGGCGAGTCCCCGTGCCTCGTCGGCGCGATGGCCGCCGCGAAGGGTCGCGGGCTTCAGGGCGACTCGCTGGACTCGACCGACAGCGTGGCCGCGACCGCCAAGCACTTCCCCGCCTACGGCGGCCCCCTGCGAGGCGAGGACGCCTCGCCCGTCGAGGTGTCGCCGTCGACGTTCCACCGCGTGTTCGTCTCCCCCTTCGTCGACGTCCTCGACGCCGGCGTCCGGAGCGTCATGCCCTGTTACAACTCCATCGACGGCGAACCCGCCCACGGTTCGACCCGCTACCTCCGCGACCTCCTCCGGGAGGAGTTGGGCTTCGACGGCGTCGTCGCCTCCGACTGGAACGGCGTCGAGATGCTCCACGCCGACCACCGGACGGCCGAAACCTCACAGGAGGCGGTCGGCGACGCGCTCTCCGCCGGCGTCGACATCGGTTCGGTGAACGGGACGCGCCACGCGGAGGCCATCGTCGAACTCGTCGAGGAGGGTACACTGGACGAGGCGGTGCTCGACGAGGCGGTGCGTCGCGTCCTCGCGCTCAAGCGCGACCTGGGCCTGTTCGAAGACCCCTTCGTCGACCCCGACCGCCTCGACAGCGTCCTCCGCCGCGCGGACCACACCGACCTCGCCGCCGAAGTCGCCCGCAAGGGCGTCTCTCTCCTCGAAAACGACGGTGTGCTCCCGCTCCTGGGCGATGAGGACGTTCTCGTGACCGGGCCCAACGCCGACGACCTGACGGCGCAGGTCGGCGGCTGGAGCGTCCTCGACCCGAGCGAGGGCGCGACGCTTCGGGAAGCGGTCGAAGACGCGTGCGACGGAGACGTCGCGTACGAACCCGGCGTGACCCACGACGGCGAGCGTGACATCGACGCCGCTGTCGACGCCGCGCGCGATGCCGACGTCGCCGTCGTCGCGCTCGGGGAGGGCTGGTACCTCCACGAGTTCGGCCCGAGCGAGATGAGCGGCACCACGACCGGAGAGTTCCCCTCCCGGCACCACTTCGAACTCCCGGAGCCACAGCGCACACTCGCAGAGGCGATTCACGAGACCGGCACGCCGACCGTGCTGGTGCTCTCGGCGGGGCGGCCCCTACCGATCCCGTGGGCGTCCGACCTTTCAGCCACGCTGTTCACCCCGCCGAGCGGCACCGAGGGCGGCCGGGCGCTCGCGGACGTCCTCTTCGGGGCGGAACCGGGCGGCGCGCTCCCCGTCTCGTTCGCCCGGTCGGCGGCGCACCTCCCCGTCCACCACGACTACGTTCGGCACCCCCGCCCCATCGGGGAGGACGAGCACCCGCCGTCGTACGACCCGCTCTATCCGTTCGGTCACGGGCTGAGCTACGCCGACTTCGCCCTCGACGACCCCTCGCTCTCGGAGACGACTGTCGCCGCGGGCGACCCGGTGACCGTCTCCGTGACCGTCGAGAACACCGCCGCTCGGGAGGGAACGCAGGTCGTCCAAGCGTACCTGCACGACGAGTACGCTTCGCGCGCGAAGCCGGTGCGCGAACTCTGTGCGTTCGAGCGTGTCGAACTCGACGGTGGGGAGTCGACGCGGGTGGAACTGACCGTCGACCCGGCGGCGATGGGCGTCGTCGATTCGGGCGGGGAACGAACGGTCGAACCGGGCGCGTTCACCCTCACCGTCGGGCGGTCGGCGACCGACGGCGAGGCCGTGCAGGTCGAGTTCTCGGTCGAGTAG
- a CDS encoding electron transfer flavoprotein subunit alpha/FixB family protein: MSVLAVADHRRGDLRDVSYELVTAGRELAEALGEELHVAVVSGDVESFAKDLSLDGVDTVHTVDHGEEFNHDVYVQAVEALDSALEPTVVLMPNSVNGLDYAPAVASSLGLPLVSDAVALEWDDGLTATREMYASKVETTVEVDADRVAVTVRGGEWEPTEDTGSPAVEAFDLTVDESRVRSRVTGFEEVAGGDVDISDADVLVSVGRGIEEEENLELVEELADALGATLSASRPIVDNGWLPKNRQVGQSGKVVTPDVYLAVGISGAVQHVAGMKGSDTIIAINTDPNAPIFDIADYGIVGDLFDVVPALTEQFR, from the coding sequence ATGAGCGTCCTCGCAGTCGCCGACCACCGCCGGGGCGACCTCCGCGACGTGAGCTACGAACTCGTCACGGCCGGTCGGGAACTCGCCGAGGCGCTCGGCGAGGAACTCCACGTCGCGGTCGTCTCCGGCGACGTCGAGTCGTTCGCCAAAGACCTCTCGCTCGACGGCGTCGACACCGTCCACACGGTCGACCACGGCGAGGAGTTCAACCACGACGTGTACGTGCAGGCGGTCGAAGCGCTCGATTCGGCGCTCGAACCGACGGTCGTCCTGATGCCGAACTCGGTGAACGGGCTGGACTACGCCCCCGCCGTCGCCTCGTCGCTCGGCCTCCCGCTCGTGAGCGACGCGGTCGCGCTCGAATGGGACGACGGCCTCACCGCGACGCGGGAGATGTACGCCTCGAAGGTCGAAACGACGGTCGAGGTGGACGCCGACCGCGTCGCCGTAACGGTCCGCGGCGGCGAGTGGGAACCGACCGAGGACACCGGGTCGCCCGCGGTCGAAGCGTTCGACCTGACGGTCGACGAGTCGCGCGTCCGCTCGCGCGTCACGGGGTTCGAGGAGGTCGCCGGCGGCGACGTCGACATCAGCGACGCGGACGTCCTCGTGTCGGTCGGCCGCGGTATCGAGGAGGAGGAGAACCTCGAACTCGTCGAAGAACTGGCCGACGCGCTCGGCGCGACGCTCTCGGCCTCCAGGCCCATCGTCGACAACGGCTGGCTCCCGAAGAACAGGCAGGTGGGTCAGTCCGGAAAAGTCGTCACGCCCGACGTCTACCTCGCGGTCGGTATCTCGGGCGCCGTCCAGCACGTCGCCGGCATGAAGGGCTCCGACACCATCATCGCCATCAACACCGATCCGAACGCGCCCATCTTCGACATCGCCGACTACGGTATCGTGGGCGACCTCTTCGACGTGGTGCCCGCGCTCACCGAGCAGTTCCGATAA